One window from the genome of Diospyros lotus cultivar Yz01 chromosome 11, ASM1463336v1, whole genome shotgun sequence encodes:
- the LOC127812741 gene encoding uncharacterized protein LOC127812741, whose protein sequence is MNYWDLDNDNDDLGEEEENNEGEEYDEVGEMLGEMYEGTNAEGQTEDHDPNVGMEECFFVRLLREAQRELYPGWQDVSLLSFLVKILHLKELNKWSNKSFEMTLQLFKEVLPKHSTIPNSPYEVKKILRDLGLGYVYIDACKNDCVLFWKELSERNTCPICEEPRWKIDDNKSKWVPHKILRYFPLTPRLKRLFMSKQTTLAMRWHKEKRKEESNILSHPANGEAWKHLDLLYPDFAQDSRNVRLALATDGFNPFGNMSTSYSMWPVILVQYNMPLWKCMKEPFFMMSLLILGPRAPGKDIDTYLPPLIDELNELWTHGVQTYDAVTKENFQMKVVLLWTINDFPAYGNLSGWITKRYKACPICYDDPPSRLLRRKIGYLCSRQFLPPNHRWRRNANAFDGKVEK, encoded by the coding sequence ATGAATTATTGGGATCTTGATAATGACAATGATGATTTAGgtgaagaagaggaaaacaaTGAAGGAGAGGAATATGATGAAGTGGGAGAAATGTTGGGAGAAATGTATGAAGGAACAAATGCAGAAGGACAAACAGAGGATCATGATCCTAATGTTGGAATGGAAGAGTGTTTCTTTGTTAGGTTGCTCAGGGAAGCCCAACGTGAACTTTATCCAGGTTGGCAAGATGTTTCATTGTTATCTTTCCTAGTAAAAATCCTTCATTTGAAGGAATTGAATAAGTGGAGTAATAAGTCATTTGAAATGACACTCCAATTATTCAAGGAAGTTCTACCGAAGCATTCGACAATTCCTAACTCACCCTATGAagtgaagaaaattttaagaGATTTGGGGTTGGGTTATGTGTATATTGATGCATGCAAGAATGATTGCGTCTTGTTTTGGAAGGAGTTGAGTGAAAGAAATACTTGTCCTATATGTGAGGAACCTCGATGGAAGATAGATGACAATAAAAGCAAGTGGGTTCCTCACAAAATTTTAAGGTATTTTCCACTAACTCCTAGGTTGAAGAGGTTATTTATGTCAAAGCAAACTACTTTAGCGATGCGATGGCACAAAGAGAAGCGGAAAGAAGAGAGTAACATATTAAGTCATCCTGCAAATGGAGAGGCATGGAAGCATTTAGATTTGCTATATCCTGATTTTGCACAAGATTCTCGTAATGTAAGGCTTGCTTTGGCAACTGATGGTTTTAATCCATTTGGAAATATGAGCACATCATATAGTATGTGGCCTGTCATACTTGTTCAATACAACATGCCATTATGGAAATGTATGAAGGAGCCTTTCTTTATGATGTCTTTACTCATTCTAGGGCCACGAGCTCCAGGAAAAGACATTGATACTTATTTGCCTCCACTAATTGATGAGTTAAATGAGTTGTGGACACATGGTGTGCAAACTTATGATGCAGTTACCAAAgagaattttcaaatgaagGTAGTGCTTTTATGGACAATAAATGACTTCCCTGCATATGGGAACTTGTCTGGGTGGATCACAAAAAGATACAAGGCATGTCCAATATGTTATGATGATCCTCCATCAAGGCTATTGAGGAGAAAAATTGGGTATTTGTGTAGTCGTCAGTTCTTACCTCCAAATCATAGGTGGCGGAGGAATGCTAATGCATTTGATGGAAAGGTTGAGAAATGA